In a genomic window of Aeromicrobium panaciterrae:
- a CDS encoding AraC family transcriptional regulator, giving the protein MGSLLRATALWGYDDLVTELNGDPALLRERFDIPLGIELGAESFVPLHDYVGLLEATAAELSCPDFGMRLSHWQGLDILGPVAVIARNTPTLIEAIGSISRYLYVHSPALHLINDPDVDGSDLRFTYDVTELELNDLRQAYEVSMAIVVQILRLLGGPGAGPSSISFLHEQIGPNSAYAEALACPVSFGQTWCGFELSPELADRPIDSAHPETRRIAEAYLESQYPIGTATLTERTVELTRRLLPTGTCSIDAIADQLNLHPRTLQRRLAEEGAHCQDLIENERRDQAARYLAQPGLHLSQIAGLLGYAEQSTLNRSCRRWFGKTPSQFRSDLRSQSASR; this is encoded by the coding sequence ATGGGCAGCCTGCTCCGCGCCACTGCTCTGTGGGGGTACGACGACCTCGTCACCGAGCTGAACGGCGATCCCGCCCTCCTGCGTGAGCGGTTCGACATCCCACTCGGAATCGAGCTCGGCGCGGAGTCGTTCGTGCCTCTACACGACTATGTGGGACTCCTTGAAGCGACTGCCGCCGAGTTGTCATGCCCGGACTTCGGCATGCGCTTGTCGCACTGGCAGGGGCTCGACATCCTCGGCCCAGTCGCAGTCATTGCGCGAAATACGCCCACTCTGATCGAGGCAATCGGGTCCATCTCCCGCTATCTCTATGTCCACTCGCCGGCCCTGCACCTGATCAACGATCCAGACGTCGATGGCTCTGATCTGCGCTTCACGTACGACGTCACGGAGCTGGAGCTGAACGACCTACGGCAAGCCTATGAAGTGAGCATGGCGATCGTTGTCCAGATCCTGCGCCTCCTCGGCGGTCCCGGTGCAGGTCCCAGCTCCATCTCGTTCCTGCACGAGCAAATCGGGCCAAACAGCGCGTACGCCGAAGCACTCGCGTGTCCTGTTTCGTTTGGCCAGACCTGGTGCGGGTTCGAACTCTCGCCTGAGCTGGCAGACCGCCCTATCGACAGTGCGCACCCTGAGACGCGTCGCATCGCCGAGGCGTACCTCGAGTCTCAGTACCCGATCGGAACCGCAACGCTGACCGAACGCACGGTCGAACTCACCCGCCGACTTCTTCCGACCGGAACGTGTTCGATCGATGCGATTGCGGATCAACTGAACCTCCATCCACGGACACTTCAACGACGCCTCGCCGAAGAAGGCGCCCATTGCCAAGACCTGATCGAGAACGAACGCCGCGACCAGGCTGCGAGATATCTCGCGCAGCCCGGCCTGCACCTCAGCCAGATCGCCGGACTCCTTGGGTACGCCGAGCAGAGCACGCTCAACCGATCGTGCCGACGTTGGTTTGGCAAGACGCCATCGCAGTTTCGGTCTGATCTGCGAAGCCAATCCGCATCCCGCTAA